From Triticum urartu cultivar G1812 chromosome 2, Tu2.1, whole genome shotgun sequence, a single genomic window includes:
- the LOC125534216 gene encoding agmatine coumaroyltransferase-1-like, translating into MKITVHSSKAVKPDYGACGVAPACTNDVVPLTVLDKANFDTYISVIYAFHAPAPPNAVLEAGLARALVDYREWAGRLGVDPNGERAIMLNDAGARFVEATADVALDSVMPLKPTPEVLSLHPSGDDGPEELMLIQVTRFACGSLVVGFTTQHIVSDGRSTGNFFVAWSQATRGAAIDPVPVHDRASFFHPREPLHVEYEHRGVEFKPYKKVHDDVVHGDGDDDEDDDDEVVVNKVHFSREFISRLKAQASAGAPRPCSTLQCVVAHLWRSMTKARGLDGGETTSVAIAVDGRARMSPQVPDGYTGNVILWARPTTTAGELVARPVKHAVELISREVARINDGYFKSFIDFASSGAVEKERLLATADAAEMVPSPNIEVDSWLRIPFYDMDFGGGRPFFFMPSYLPVEGLLILLPSFLGDGSVDAYVPLFSRDMNTFKNCCYTLD; encoded by the coding sequence ATGAAGATCACCGTGCACTCGTCCAAGGCCGTCAAGCCCGACTACGGCGCATGCGGCGTCGCTCCGGCCTGCACGAACGACGTCGTCCCGCTCACCGTGCTCGACAAGGCCAACTTCGACACGTACATCTCGGTGATCTACGCCTTCCACGCACCCGCGCCGCCCAACGCTGTCCTCGAGGCCGGGCTGGCCAGGGCGCTGGTGGACTACCGCGAGTGGGCCGGGCGGCTCGGCGTGGACCCCAACGGCGAACGCGCAATCATGCTCAACGACGCCGGCGCGCGGTTCGTGGAGGCGACGGCCGACGTGGCGCTCGACAGCGTCATGCCGCTCAAGCCCACGCCGGAGGTGCTCAGCCTGCACCCCAGCGGCGACGACGGGCCCGAGGAGCTCATGCTCATCCAGGTCACGCGATTCGCGTGCGGGTCACTTGTCGTCGGGTTCACCACGCAGCACATCGTGTCCGACGGCCGCTCCACCGGCAACTTCTTCGTCGCGTGGAGCCAGGCCACCCGCGGCGCCGCCATCGACCCCGTCCCGGTGCACGACCGCGCTTCCTTCTTCCATCCCCGCGAACCGCTGCACGTCGAGTACGAGCACCGTGGCGTCGAGTTCAAGCCCTACAAGAAGGTGCACGACGACGTTGTCCATggtgacggcgacgacgacgaagacgatgACGACGAGGTGGTGGTGAACAAGGTGCACTTCAGCCGGGAGTTCATCTCCAGGCTCAAGGCGCAGGCGTCGGCTGGCGCGCCCAGGCCCTGCAGCACCCTGCAGTGCGTGGTGGCGCACCTTTGGCGGAGCATGACGAAGGCGCGCGGGCTCGACGGCGGGGAGACCACGAGCGTCGCCATCGCCGTGGACGGGAGAGCGCGGATGAGCCCGCAGGTGCCAGACGGATACACCGGCAACGTCATCCTCTGGGCGCGGCCAACCACCACGGCGGGGGAGCTCGTGGCCAGACCAGTGAAGCACGCGGTGGAGCTCATCAGCCGGGAGGTGGCCCGGATCAACGACGGCTACTTCAAGTCCTTCATCGACTTCGCCAGCTCCGGCGCGGTGGAGAAAGAGCGGCTGCTGGCGACGGCCGACGCGGCTGAGATGGTGCCGAGCCCCAACATCGAGGTGGACAGCTGGCTGCGGATCCCGTTCTACGACATGGACTTCGGCGGCGGCCGTCCGTTCTTCTTCATGCCCAGCTACCTGCCGGTGGAGGGCCTGCTCATCCTGCTGCCCTCCTTCTTGGGCGATGGCAGCGTGGACGCCTACGTGCCACTCTTCAGCCGCGACATGAACACCTTCAAGAACTGTTGCTACACCCTCGACTAG
- the LOC125539900 gene encoding agmatine coumaroyltransferase-1, whose amino-acid sequence MKITVHSSKAVKPEYGACGVAPGCTADVVPLTVLDKANFDTYISVIYAFHAPAPPNDVLEAGLARALVDYREWAGRLGVDANGERAILLNDAGARFVEATADVALDSVMPLKPTPEVLSLHPSGDDGPEELMLIQVTRFSCGSLVVGFTTQHIVSDGRSTGNFFVAWSQATRGAAVDPVPVHDRASFFHPREPLHVEYEHRGVEFKPYEKVHDDVVRADGDDDEVVVNKVHFSREFISRLKAQASAGAPRPCSTLQCVVAHLWRTMTMARGLDGGESTSVAIAVDGRARMSPQVPDGYTGNVILWARPTTTAGELVARPLKHAVELISREVARINDGYFKSFIDFANSGAVEKERLAATADAAEMVLSPNIEVDSWLRIPFYDMDFGGGRPFFFMPSYLPVEGLLILLPSFLGDGSVDAYVPLFSRDMNTFKKCCYTLD is encoded by the coding sequence ATGAAGATCACCGTGCACTCGTCCAAGGCCGTCAAGCCCGAGTACGGCGCCTGCGGCGTCGCTCCAGGCTGCACCGCCGACGTCGTCCCGCTCACCGTGCTCGACAAGGCCAACTTCGACACGTACATCTCCGTCATCTACGCCTTCCACGCACCGGCGCCGCCCAATGACGTCCTCGAGGCCGGGCTGGCCAGGGCGTTGGTGGACTACCGCGAGTGGGCCGGCCGGCTCGGCGTGGACGCCAACGGCGAACGCGCTATCCTGCTCAACGACGCCGGCGCGCGTTTCGTGGAGGCGACGGCCGACGTGGCGCTCGACAGCGTCATGCCGCTCAAGCCCACGCCGGAGGTGCTCAGCCTGCACCCCAGCGGCGATGACGGCCCCGAGGAGCTCATGCTGATCCAGGTCACGCGCTTCTCGTGCGGGTCGCTCGTCGTGGGGTTCACCACGCAGCACATCGTGTCCGACGGCCGCTCCACCGGCAACTTCTTCGTCGCCTGGAGCCAGGCCACCCGCGGCGCCGCCGTCGACCCCGTCCCGGTGCACGACCGCGCTTCCTTCTTCCATCCCCGCGAACCGCTGCACGTCGAGTACGAGCACCGTGGCGTCGAGTTCAAGCCCTACGAAAAGGTGCACGACGACGTTGTCCGTGCggacggcgacgacgacgaggtGGTGGTGAACAAGGTGCACTTTAGCCGGGAGTTCATCTCCAGGCTCAAGGCGCAGGCGTCGGCGGGCGCGCCCAGGCCGTGCAGCACCCTGCAGTGCGTGGTGGCGCACCTGTGGCGGACCATGACGATGGCGCGCGGGCTCGACGGCGGGGAGAGCACCAGCGTCGCCATCGCGGTGGACGGGAGAGCGCGGATGAGCCCGCAGGTGCCGGACGGATACACCGGTAACGTCATCCTCTGGGCGCGGCCCACCACGACGGCGGGTGAACTCGTGGCCAGGCCGTTGAAGCACGCGGTGGAGCTCATCAGCCGGGAGGTGGCCCGTATCAACGACGGCTACTTCAAGTCCTTCATCGACTTCGCCAACTCGGGCGCGGTGGAGAAGGAGCGGCTGGCGGCGACGGCGGACGCGGCTGAGATGGTGCTGAGCCCCAACATCGAGGTCGACAGCTGGCTGCGGATCCCGTTCTACGACATGGACTTCGGCGGCGGCCGGCCCTTCTTCTTCATGCCCAGCTACCTGCCGGTGGAGGGCCTGCTCATCCTGCTGCCCTCCTTCTTGGGCGACGGCAGCGTGGACGCCTACGTGCCACTCTTTAGCCGCGACATGAACACCTTCAAGAAGTGCTGCTACACCCTCGACTAG